TTTTCGCCCTTACAGCCGAGCTCTCTGGCACTTGCACCTGTTGCAACAACAACAGCCAAGCATTCATACTTTACGCCGTCACTTCCGTGAACAATGCGTGTAGGTGAATTGGGAACAAGTTCGATTTTTTCGGCTCTTGCTCTTTTGAATTCAACACCGAACTTTTCGGCATGTTTTTTAAAGGCTTCGGTCAGAGCAGGACCTGAAGATTCGGGGAAACCGGGGTAGTTTTCGATTTCTTCAGTGATATAGCACTGTCCGCCTTGATTGGGCTTTTCTTCAAGAATAACCGTCTTTAATTTTGAACGGGCTGCATAAATTCCTGCGGCCATACCGCCGGGACCGCCTCCAATTATAACCAAATCATATTTTTCTGACATAAAGTCCTCCTAAATATCTCCTTAAATATATCAGTTTTTAGCATTTTAATCAAGATGTATATCTAAACCGAGATATTTTCTAAAAAAATCTTAAAAACCTTGAAATAGGTCTAGAAACGGTCTATACTGTATATGATGATAGAAAAATACGCCGAGTGCAGTTACAAAAGTTCTCAGCAAAAAAATGCAAAAAGTTGTGAAAACTACTTGACACAACTGTGTGTATCGGGCAAAATTCGCAGCCTCGCAGCCTCGCAGCCTCGCAGCCTCGCAGCCTCGCAGCCTCGCAGCTTCACAGCTTCACAGCTGAGGCCTTCCCATGCCTAAATAAATTTACAATCAAACACAAACAAATTTACTCACATAAAAAACCGCAACGCCTGCCAAGCCTTGAGCTTCGCTCAACTTTGCAAAGGAATAATCGGAATGTTCTTATGGATTGGGACTTGTCAATCCAAATTAGGGGAGGAACGGCACTTTTTCGGATAAAAGTTCCTTTCCTCCCCTATAACCCCACCTTTCTTCAAAAGAACCGCTTAGGGGCTTGGATTGCTACGCTAGCTTGCAATCGCCTAAGAACCCCGCCTATAAACGGGGATTTCAAAGGGTTCCACCCTTTGGCAGCGCGGCAAACAGGATGTTTGCCCAGGATAGTCGTACGAGTTTGCACCGCAAACTCGAAGCTCAAGAATGTACACGGATGTACATTCTTGAGCGGGGGTCTAAGGGGAACCTTCCCCTTAAAACAAACAATTTTTTGGAGGATTTTATGACAAAGTTTAGAACACACAACAAGAAGAAAAGAGGAGCGGCGCTCATCATAGCCGCAGTTTTAACGCTGGCACTGCTTTTTACAGCCTGCCCGAACAACGCGGGCGGGAGCAAGCCTGAGCCCACACCGCCGCCGGTACCGAAGTACAAGGTAGAGCTTGACCACACTATAGGCGGTAATGTAAAAGTAACGCCTGCACTGCCTGAAGACGGCATGGCAGCCGAAAACACCGAGTTTACCTTTACGGCAACGCCGCTCGGAGGCTACAGGCTTGAAAAGTGGGAACTTAACGGCACAGAAGTAAACGGCACGGAGCTTACCTACACGCTCAAAGTTACGGCAAATGCGCAGGTTAAGGTATTCTTTAAACGGAAGGCCGGGATGTATCCTGTCCTGCACACGGTTACGCTTACCCCGCCGGTACACGGCAGAGTAACGACCGTTCCCGAGCTTCCAAACCCGCCCAATGTGCCCTATGGCAGCGAAATTACCTTTAAGGCAGTACCTGATGCAGGCTATGCGGTAGATAAGTGGACGGTTTCGGCGGGCTCATTTTTACTAGGCGGTACCGACGGAAGCACGAGCGCGACGCTTAAAATCACCGAAGACGTTACCGTAACGGTTACCTTTAAGCAGGTACTATGTAAAATCGATTTCGGCGTAGACGGCGGAAACGGCACGCTCAAGGCGGAAGTTGACGGCAGCGAAATCAATTCGGGCGATACGGTCGAACACGGCAAAACCGTCGTCTTTACGGCAGAGCCTGCCGGTTCAAGCTGTGAAGTGGAACAATGGACGAACAACGGAACGCCCATCGCGGGAGCGGGAACAAACGCAACCTACAACCACACCGTAACGGCAGCGGCAAACATCAAGGTAAAGTTTAAAAGTACCTATACCGGACCTGCGCTCACGGTGGACACAACGGCATTTACCAAAACGGCAGGAGATGAGTTTACACATCGGTTCGTAACGGGAGGTTCGGGTAACTTCATGGCAGAACCTGAAACGGCGGGCATCATCGCGCTGGATACGGCTAACTTGAACAGTCACGGCAATATTACGGTAACGTGCAGCAATGCCGGCTCAACGCGCATAAAGGTAACCGACACGGTAAACGGACAAACCGCCCTTTCAGGTACCATTACCGTAAAACCTGCCGTCGTCATACCCGACTACTTTGAAGAAGGCGGCATACGCTACCACGTAACGGACAAAGATGAGCGAGAGGTGGGCGTAACCGCAAAGACAGATTCTTCAAACTATGCGGCGTACACGGGAACATCGCTTACCATACCCAAAGAAGTTACCCACGGCGGCGTAACCTACACGGTAACGGGCATAGAGCACCCTCAACTTTGGGGAACTACACTGCAAAACGTAACGGTCGCATCCGATAATGCCTACCTTTCTTCCCAAAACGGCGTTATCTTTAATAAAGATAAAACCGTACTCCTCTGGTATCCGAAAGGCAAACCGGGCGCTTCTTACACCGTTCCTTCAGGCGTAACAAAATTGGAAGAGAACTCTTTTAGAAACATTGACGCACTGACTTCCGTTACACTGCCGGACGGCTTAAAGGATATCGCGAGTTATGTGTTTAGATTCTGTCCCAACCTTGCAACGCTTAACCTGCCGTCTTCGCTGGAATTTATCGGCGACTTTTCAATACAGGACTTAAAAGTGAGTTCGATGGTTGTGCCGGAAAACATAAAAATTCTTGACAGCTACTTTCTTGCCGGATGCCCCGAACTGACGTCGGTCGTGCTCCCTTCAACGCTTACCCAAATAAAGTGGTATTCATTTTCGGGCGATCATAAACTGAAGACGGTAACGTGCAAAGCGGCAACTCCGCCGACCATTAAGGCAAGCGACCACGTGTTTAAAAACGTACCCCTCGCATCCGCAACGCTCCGCGTCCCCGCCGGCTCCAAAGCTCTCTACCAAGCCGCAGAAGGCTGGAAAGACTTCGGCACGATTGTGGAGTATTGATGAATTAGGGGAGGAACGGAACTTTTTCGGATAAAAGTTCCGTTCCTCCCCTATGACCCCTCCTTTCTTCAAAAGAACCGCTTAGGGGCTCTGCCCCTAAGAACCCCGCCTCAGAATGGCGGTGGTACAAACTTGAAAGTTTTAGACGAAGACTAAAACTTTAAGCTGAAAAATGTACTCTGGATGTACATTTTTCAGCAGTTTTTTTTGTGCGGGGGTAAGCGCTTTCTACTCTTAAATATTCACATCGCTCCCTTTTAAAGTCATTTAATCTGTGATATAATAAAAACAGGAGGACGGTTGAAGCTCACAGCTCAAATAGTGCCGCTCGCTTCAACTTCGAGTTTCATCAGGCTGTCACCTGATGAAATATCGTTTATTTTAGGAGGAAACTATGCCTACAATGACCATGACAAATAAACTGTATCAAGAATTGGAACAAGCAGCCCGAATGACCGGAGCGGCAAAAGATACCATCTTGGAAAACGCTTTAAGCCGCTACCTTGCCGAATTGAAGGAAGATGCCGAAGACGCAGTGTGTGCCGAAAAAGCGTGGAATGACTTTGAAAAAAGCGGGAAAAAAACATACACCATCGCCGAAATGCGGCACGAGTTGGGTCTATGAAAGTCGTCTTGACGGAAACATTTAAAAAGCAACTAAAAAAGTTGGACGCGGCAATCTCAAAGCGTGTTTTGGATTACCTTGAACAAATTGAGCTTCTTGATAATCCGCGTTCCCGCGGGAAAGCACTCACTTCAAATCTTTCAGGGCTATGGCGGTACCGCGTCGGCGATTACCGCATTTTATGCCGCATCTGTGACGATAAGCTAATTATCACCGTCATCGAAATCGGGCACCGCTCAACGGTGTACCGATGAACAGAGGATAACTATCCCTTTTAAAATCCTGTAAACTTTGGTATAATACAACAAGTGAGGGGTTGGATATGAAAAAAAGCTTTGACGAACTTACCATTGCCGATGATTTTATGTTTTGCAAAGTCATGCAGGACGAAGGTATTTGTAAAGAGTTTCTCGAAATGGTCTTGGCAGATAAAATCGGGAAAATCACCTACCTTTCATCGCAAGATGCCGTCTTTACCGGTTCGGAATCCAAATCGGTGCGCCTCGATCTGCTTGTAAAAGACGAAACCGGTAAATCTTACGATATCGAAATGCAGGTTGTGAACGAACACAATATCCCCAAGCGTATGCGTTATTATCAGGCAGCAATTGACATCGCATTCTTAGACAAAGGAACCCACTACAAAGCCTTGAACGACAGCTATATTATTTTCGTTTGTCTTTTCGACGCTATCGGGAAAGGCAAGCCGCTCTACACATTTGAAAATATGTGCCTTGAAGACCGGCAAACACCCTTACAGGACGGAACAAAAAAGGTTATAATCAATGCGGAAGCATTCGGCAAAGCCAAAGATGCGGAACTCAAAGGCTTTTTGGAATACTTAAAAACAGGTGCGGCGCACACTGACTTTACAGGGAGGATAGAAACGATGATACAGGCAGTAAAACACAACGAACAGGCACGCAAGGAATACCGCTTTATGTCGGGCTTTGAAATGGACGCACGGGAAGAAGGCATACAACAAGGTAAATCCATCGGTCTTGCTGAAGGTTCCCGTCAAGCAAAGCTC
The DNA window shown above is from Treponema denticola and carries:
- a CDS encoding leucine-rich repeat protein yields the protein MTKFRTHNKKKRGAALIIAAVLTLALLFTACPNNAGGSKPEPTPPPVPKYKVELDHTIGGNVKVTPALPEDGMAAENTEFTFTATPLGGYRLEKWELNGTEVNGTELTYTLKVTANAQVKVFFKRKAGMYPVLHTVTLTPPVHGRVTTVPELPNPPNVPYGSEITFKAVPDAGYAVDKWTVSAGSFLLGGTDGSTSATLKITEDVTVTVTFKQVLCKIDFGVDGGNGTLKAEVDGSEINSGDTVEHGKTVVFTAEPAGSSCEVEQWTNNGTPIAGAGTNATYNHTVTAAANIKVKFKSTYTGPALTVDTTAFTKTAGDEFTHRFVTGGSGNFMAEPETAGIIALDTANLNSHGNITVTCSNAGSTRIKVTDTVNGQTALSGTITVKPAVVIPDYFEEGGIRYHVTDKDEREVGVTAKTDSSNYAAYTGTSLTIPKEVTHGGVTYTVTGIEHPQLWGTTLQNVTVASDNAYLSSQNGVIFNKDKTVLLWYPKGKPGASYTVPSGVTKLEENSFRNIDALTSVTLPDGLKDIASYVFRFCPNLATLNLPSSLEFIGDFSIQDLKVSSMVVPENIKILDSYFLAGCPELTSVVLPSTLTQIKWYSFSGDHKLKTVTCKAATPPTIKASDHVFKNVPLASATLRVPAGSKALYQAAEGWKDFGTIVEY
- a CDS encoding type II toxin-antitoxin system RelE family toxin, which codes for MKVVLTETFKKQLKKLDAAISKRVLDYLEQIELLDNPRSRGKALTSNLSGLWRYRVGDYRILCRICDDKLIITVIEIGHRSTVYR
- a CDS encoding Rpn family recombination-promoting nuclease/putative transposase — protein: MKKSFDELTIADDFMFCKVMQDEGICKEFLEMVLADKIGKITYLSSQDAVFTGSESKSVRLDLLVKDETGKSYDIEMQVVNEHNIPKRMRYYQAAIDIAFLDKGTHYKALNDSYIIFVCLFDAIGKGKPLYTFENMCLEDRQTPLQDGTKKVIINAEAFGKAKDAELKGFLEYLKTGAAHTDFTGRIETMIQAVKHNEQARKEYRFMSGFEMDAREEGIQQGKSIGLAEGSRQAKLETARILKQLGDSVKKIMQATGLTQEEVESIS